In Bosea vestrisii, the following are encoded in one genomic region:
- a CDS encoding deaminated glutathione amidase: MKAALGQFAVSREWQENLATSVRLMGEAKAAGADLLLLPEGILARDITDPDIVLKTAQPLDGPFMQGVLEASKGSALTTLFCIHVPNGKGRVFNIHVAVRDGAIVAAYRKLHLYDAFSALESTNVEPGTEVPPLLEIAGLKCGLMTCYDVRFPELARRLALDGADVLLLPAAWVRGLGKEAHWDVLVTARALENTCYVIATGECGPRNIGASMVVDPLGVAVARAGEAPALIYAEIDPARIVAARAALPVLANRRFAGPELAA; the protein is encoded by the coding sequence GTGAAAGCCGCGCTCGGACAATTCGCCGTCAGCCGCGAATGGCAGGAGAACCTCGCCACCTCCGTCCGCTTGATGGGCGAGGCGAAGGCCGCTGGCGCCGATCTCCTGCTGCTGCCGGAGGGCATCCTGGCGCGCGACATCACCGACCCCGACATCGTGCTTAAGACGGCGCAGCCGCTCGACGGCCCGTTCATGCAGGGCGTGCTCGAGGCGAGCAAGGGCTCGGCGCTGACCACCCTGTTCTGTATCCATGTCCCCAACGGCAAGGGGCGCGTCTTCAATATCCATGTCGCGGTTCGTGACGGGGCCATCGTTGCCGCCTATCGCAAGCTCCACCTCTACGACGCCTTCTCGGCGCTGGAATCGACCAATGTCGAGCCCGGCACCGAGGTGCCGCCGCTGCTCGAGATCGCCGGCCTGAAATGCGGGCTGATGACCTGCTACGACGTCCGCTTCCCCGAGCTCGCCCGTCGCCTCGCGCTCGACGGCGCCGATGTCCTGCTGCTGCCGGCCGCCTGGGTGCGCGGTCTCGGCAAGGAGGCGCATTGGGATGTGCTGGTCACCGCCCGCGCGCTGGAGAACACCTGCTACGTCATCGCCACCGGCGAATGCGGCCCGCGCAATATCGGCGCCAGCATGGTGGTCGATCCGCTCGGCGTCGCCGTCGCCCGCGCCGGCGAAGCCCCAGCGCTGATCTATGCTGAGATCGATCCGGCCCGCATCGTAGCCGCGCGTGCGGCGCTGCCGGTCCTCGCCAATCGCCGCTTCGCCGGCCCGGAGCTCGCCGCCTAG